A single window of Nicotiana sylvestris chromosome 3, ASM39365v2, whole genome shotgun sequence DNA harbors:
- the LOC138886981 gene encoding uncharacterized protein, producing MPIGKLAKWKIPLSEFDIIYITQKAVKGQELADHIAENLIEGVYEPLKTYFPDEEVLFIGEDISEAYDSWRMFFDGAANFKGVGIGAILVSETGQHYPVSAKLKFSCTNNIAKYEACILGLNMVVYINVQELLVIGDSYLLVHQNEFADALATLSSMIHHPDKNYIDPIAVMIHNQPAYYVHVKEEADGKPWFHDIKEYISKVEYPKHANYAQEMHALDIVKSLLP from the exons atgccgattgggaagttggctaaatggaaaatacCACTAAgcgagtttgatatcatctacataacccaaaaggcagtcaaaggacaagaATTGGCAGATCATATTGCTGAAAACCTGATAGAAGGAgtatacgaacctttgaagacatattttcctgatgaagaagtgttaTTTATAGGGGAAGATATTTCCGAAGCATATGacagttggaggatgttctttgatggagccgctaattTTAAAGGAGTGGGAATTGGAGcaattttggtatcagaaacgggtcaacattatccggtatctgccaaaCTCAAATTttcttgcaccaacaacatagcaaaatatgaagcctgcatactagggctcaacatggtaGTTTACATAAATgttcaggagttgctggtgatcggtgattcatatttgcttgtgcaccag aatgagtttgccgatgcattggccactttatcatccatgatacaccatccagataagaattacattgatcccATTGCGGTGatgatccataatcagccggcatattatGTTCATGtcaaggaagaagcagatggaaaaccttggttccatgacatcaaagaatacaTATCAAAAGTAGAATACCCAAAGCATGCAAACTACGCTCAAGAAATGCATGCTCTGGatattgtcaaatcacttcttccatag